The proteins below come from a single Atribacteraceae bacterium genomic window:
- a CDS encoding sugar phosphate isomerase/epimerase has product MAKFGCNLQVWTSHLSDETITLFSKVKDLGFDGVEIPLAHAGRVDQPLIDRARRELDRLDLDCTTCGGLGRPDNLIDDDPEKRRRGMDMLRKYLDITAGLGAEFMVGPHYGTFGMADLGRARTGEEWNRAVTLLREIADYARDKKVRIGLECLNRYETYFLNVAEDGVKLVEEIGRDNIGVHLDTYHMNIDEKNFYDPIKTAGAHLFLLHCSENDRGIPGSGHVNWDEAFRALAEIDYHGWLVIESFFEPMEDIPVATSIWRPIAPSREAIMGEGVKFIREKAREYSL; this is encoded by the coding sequence CCTCGCATCTGAGTGACGAGACTATCACCCTCTTTTCCAAAGTGAAGGACCTGGGCTTTGACGGAGTGGAGATCCCCCTGGCCCACGCCGGGCGGGTGGACCAGCCCCTGATCGACCGAGCCCGCCGGGAATTGGACCGACTGGACCTGGACTGCACTACCTGTGGAGGGCTGGGCCGACCTGACAACCTGATCGACGATGATCCGGAGAAACGCCGGCGGGGTATGGATATGCTCCGCAAGTACCTTGACATCACCGCCGGTCTCGGGGCGGAATTCATGGTGGGACCGCACTACGGCACCTTTGGAATGGCCGATCTCGGCCGGGCCCGCACCGGGGAGGAATGGAACCGGGCCGTGACACTGCTGCGGGAGATTGCCGACTATGCCCGGGATAAAAAGGTCCGCATTGGTCTGGAATGTCTCAACCGGTACGAAACCTATTTTTTGAACGTGGCCGAAGACGGAGTCAAGCTGGTCGAGGAAATCGGCCGGGACAATATCGGCGTTCATCTGGACACCTACCACATGAACATCGATGAGAAAAACTTTTACGACCCCATCAAAACCGCCGGCGCCCACCTCTTTCTGCTCCACTGCTCGGAAAACGACCGGGGAATCCCCGGTTCCGGACACGTCAACTGGGACGAAGCCTTTCGGGCCCTTGCGGAGATCGACTACCACGGCTGGTTGGTTATTGAAAGTTTCTTCGAACCCATGGAAGACATCCCGGTGGCCACCTCGATTTGGCGGCCTATCGCTCCCAGCCGGGAAGCGATCATGGGAGAAGGGGTCAAGTTCATCCGAGAGAAGGCGAGAGAGTACTCGTTATAA